One stretch of Eupeodes corollae chromosome 2, idEupCoro1.1, whole genome shotgun sequence DNA includes these proteins:
- the LOC129944171 gene encoding uncharacterized protein LOC129944171 — MEKFLIKISKTQTKQPPPKDSEAPPPPSLPSVNTEKPSSSRSTEVLTEDVTNTTSSAVKRKDPDPANTKASKKRVRKFRNAWLESFDWIEEGVGPNNTTRPFCKICKINLPNNYSHLERHQDSQQHTKLKQSLMKQPLIDNIQHTKNFKTKTNKIKTAELRVIMFLIQYNLAISLISPIIDLIKAAASDSEIAKSLKCGNNTILNEEGLEEIGKIIRNQPFSLIIDETTDVSTTKCLVLIVRYFDFVPHLYVMGCICHSLHLCFSAASKKLPSHLEALTRNIYSFFAHSPKRKLELEEFQKYFSVEVHKILKMSSTRWLSLENVISRILEQWVPLQHFFISYELESNMDLAHNICSEITEINKTYLSFLGYVLNITNKINIEFQAEAPKIPTIYR, encoded by the exons atggaaaa gtttttaataaaaatatcaaaaacccaaacaaaacaaCCACCACCAAAAGATTCAGAAGCTCCTCCACCACCAtcgcttccatcggtaaatacAGAAAAACCGTCTAGCTCAAGGTCAACAGAAGTATTAACGGAAGATGTCACCAACACAACATCTTCTGCAGTAAAAAGAAAGGATCCAGATCCAGCAAACACCAAAGCAAGCAAAAAGAGGGTAAGAAAATTTCGGAACGCCTGGCTCGAAAGTTTTGATTGGATAGAGGAAGGAGTTGGACCTAATAATACCACAAGACCCTTCTGCAAAATATGCAAGATTAATCTGCCAAATAATTACTCACACCTGGAGAGACATCAAGATTCCCAACAACACACAAAGCTGAAACAATCGTTAATGAAACAGCCACTGATCGATAATAtccaacatacaaaaaatttcaagaccaaaacaaataaaattaaaacagcaGAATTGCGagttataatgtttttaattcaatataatcTCGCAATTTCGTTGATATCACCAATCATTGATTTGATAAAAGCTGCGGCTTCCGACTCCGAAATAGCTAAAAGTCTTAAATGTGGAAACAACACGATTCTTAATGAAGAAGGACTGgaagaaattggtaaaattatTCGAAACCAACCATTTTCATTAATAATCGATGAAACCACGGACGTCAGCACAACCAAATGCTTAGTTTTAATTGTAAGGTATTTCGATTTTGTT CCGCATCTTTATGTAATGGGATGCATTTGCCACTCATTGCATTTGTGTTTCTCGGCAGCTTCCAAAAAACTTCCCTCCCATCTTGAGGCCCTAACCAGaaatatatattctttttttgcgCATAGTCCTAAGCGAAAACTGGAACTGGaagagtttcaaaaatatttttcagttgAGGTGCACAAAATTCTTAAGATGTCTTCAACTAGGTGGCTTTCGTTGGAAAACGTTATTTCAAGAATTCTTGAACAATGGGTTCCACTGCaacatttctttatttcttatgagttaGAAAGCAATATGGATTTGGCACATAATATCTGTTCAGAGatcacagaaataaataaaacatatttaagtttCTTGGGTTACGTTTtgaatataacaaataaaataaacattgaatttcaaGCAGAAGCCCCAAAAATAC cCACCATTTATAGATGA